The Sediminispirochaeta smaragdinae DSM 11293 genome has a segment encoding these proteins:
- a CDS encoding HAD family hydrolase, producing the protein MLTLSIDPAARALIFDIDGTLVDTLAIHYRAWKATLLELDNYSLSPQQFKAIIGYGKNDMVERLSLLLARPLDFRLHVERQEAHYASDLVFARPIEPVVTLLTDYFGRLPVCLATSEHRRIAELNIKAAGLVGRFDFLLAAEDVDRPKPDPEIYLEASRLMGRAPEFCQVFEDSPVGIRAARSAGMMVTDVSACTSDVLF; encoded by the coding sequence ATGTTGACCCTTTCTATCGACCCTGCCGCCAGGGCTCTCATCTTCGATATCGATGGGACCCTGGTGGACACCCTCGCTATTCACTATCGGGCATGGAAAGCGACGCTTCTGGAGCTTGACAACTATAGCCTTTCGCCCCAGCAGTTTAAGGCGATTATCGGGTATGGAAAGAACGACATGGTCGAACGGCTTTCTTTGCTTCTTGCAAGGCCCCTTGATTTTCGATTGCATGTGGAGCGACAGGAGGCTCATTACGCCTCCGACCTCGTTTTTGCGCGGCCGATAGAGCCTGTTGTCACGCTTCTTACCGACTATTTTGGAAGGCTTCCCGTCTGCCTCGCCACCTCGGAACACCGCCGGATAGCCGAGCTGAATATCAAGGCCGCAGGGCTTGTCGGACGTTTCGATTTTCTGCTTGCTGCGGAGGATGTGGATCGCCCGAAACCCGATCCGGAGATCTACCTGGAGGCTTCGCGCCTTATGGGCCGGGCCCCGGAGTTTTGCCAGGTCTTTGAGGATAGCCCCGTCGGCATCCGGGCGGCTCGTTCCGCCGGCATGATGGTCACCGATGTTTCGGCATGTACTTCCGACGTTCTTTTTTGA
- a CDS encoding cupin domain-containing protein, giving the protein MTYKMINEKEVAYRFDGISGPKYLLRGPHVDIGMVVIMPGEDFTCHYHERIEEDFFTLEGSVEIYVDEQKIVLNEGDLIHVPPKSNHYLKNVGDKPWKAMFVKAPYDPKDKVDVDWVPA; this is encoded by the coding sequence TTGACGTACAAGATGATCAACGAAAAGGAAGTAGCCTACCGATTCGACGGCATATCCGGTCCGAAATACCTTTTACGGGGACCACATGTCGATATCGGCATGGTTGTTATCATGCCCGGTGAGGACTTTACCTGTCATTATCATGAACGGATCGAGGAGGATTTTTTCACCCTCGAAGGAAGTGTTGAGATCTATGTGGATGAACAGAAGATCGTGCTGAACGAGGGAGACCTCATTCATGTGCCCCCGAAAAGCAACCACTATCTGAAAAATGTCGGGGATAAGCCCTGGAAAGCGATGTTTGTGAAGGCTCCCTATGACCCGAAAGATAAGGTTGATGTGGACTGGGTTCCCGCCTGA
- the lnt gene encoding apolipoprotein N-acyltransferase, producing MRRRSAFGWSFEQWFPAFAIVGLAVPLTHLIKGPVGMASGGGLGEDIALALLLSLHFLWLLSTKMGKTRGRLGTGIRLRRLSVGSELLLVPSLLFLLFSLIFAANANMSYAQWFAETKGNLRLAPDSSLQRLNSLIRYLPLVVLDGVGYVAARIGRRGRLSAEGSSGLDLFLRRWSTLLALASAVLVSLSFSTPLAVKGIGWIGYIAPIPLLLVLSYTSPVRALFAGVSYGTLQALLGNYWLGTYDLLSLHFVTDFHIVIYCLYIPLLLLLSRAVPGPLGRRLRLPLMALIWVAFDFIRSGGFLGYPWGILGTSQYRYPVVIQIASLFGVWGVNLFLWLFAAFVASLIEGIAQGGGAGGWNSVRRCEALLLVAMTLSVMVYGLVALKAWEAREAKSEITVALIQQNTDPRKNDYASTLDVLESLTRAALSSPTSSLSDTLPDDVVALKRSGKPVDLVAWSETAFVPNLRKWGAMDPSSHPNAALANRLLHFQRQLGTWLLTGNDDYDEVTGDDGGNIRNHYNASVFFSDTGERIATYRKMHMVPFSEYFPYEKQFPLFYKILTDFDATLWEAGSNSVIFSHPRADFITPICFEDSFPGEVAAHVLPGVDMILNISNDFWSRTETEGQQHAANALFRAVENRRPLLRSTASGLTCIISPVGKISVELPHYHPGYIVADVPLYGRPETFYQRHIDLLPRLILLFLPLFLVSGLIVRLYRLIRYRCR from the coding sequence ATGCGACGGAGAAGCGCTTTTGGCTGGTCATTTGAACAGTGGTTCCCGGCCTTTGCCATCGTGGGATTGGCGGTTCCTCTTACCCACCTTATTAAGGGACCTGTAGGCATGGCCTCCGGTGGCGGCCTGGGCGAGGATATTGCCCTGGCCCTGCTGCTCTCCCTTCACTTTCTGTGGCTCCTTTCCACAAAGATGGGGAAAACGAGGGGCCGTCTCGGCACCGGAATACGGCTCAGACGCCTTTCCGTTGGCAGTGAACTTCTGCTCGTTCCCTCGCTTCTTTTTCTGCTTTTTTCATTGATTTTTGCTGCCAATGCCAATATGAGTTATGCTCAGTGGTTTGCCGAGACAAAGGGGAACCTCAGACTTGCCCCCGATTCTTCCCTCCAACGGCTTAACAGTTTGATCCGCTATCTTCCCCTTGTAGTGCTCGATGGTGTCGGTTACGTTGCCGCTCGTATCGGACGACGAGGACGGCTTTCTGCAGAAGGAAGCAGCGGCTTGGATCTGTTTCTTCGGCGTTGGTCAACGCTCCTCGCCCTTGCTTCGGCCGTGCTTGTAAGCCTTTCGTTTTCCACACCTTTGGCGGTAAAGGGGATCGGCTGGATAGGCTATATCGCACCGATTCCCCTGCTTTTGGTGCTGTCGTATACCTCGCCTGTCAGGGCCCTTTTCGCCGGCGTATCCTACGGGACACTTCAGGCGCTTCTCGGTAACTACTGGCTTGGTACCTACGATCTGCTTTCCCTCCATTTTGTTACCGATTTTCACATTGTGATCTACTGCCTCTATATTCCCCTGCTTTTATTGCTCTCAAGGGCCGTTCCGGGCCCCCTGGGGCGGCGTCTTCGGCTGCCTCTGATGGCGTTGATATGGGTCGCCTTTGATTTTATTCGCTCCGGGGGCTTTCTCGGCTACCCCTGGGGGATTCTCGGCACCAGCCAGTACCGCTATCCGGTGGTGATCCAGATTGCCTCCCTTTTCGGCGTGTGGGGTGTCAATCTCTTTCTCTGGCTCTTTGCCGCCTTCGTTGCTTCCCTTATAGAAGGAATCGCCCAGGGCGGGGGAGCGGGAGGATGGAATAGTGTACGTCGTTGCGAGGCGCTGCTCCTTGTTGCCATGACCCTCTCCGTAATGGTCTACGGTCTTGTCGCCCTCAAAGCATGGGAAGCCCGTGAAGCGAAAAGCGAAATAACCGTGGCCCTTATCCAGCAGAACACCGACCCTCGTAAAAACGACTACGCATCGACCCTCGATGTTCTGGAATCCCTAACCCGTGCTGCCCTCTCGTCGCCGACGAGCTCTCTGTCTGATACACTTCCTGATGATGTGGTCGCGTTAAAAAGAAGCGGGAAACCGGTCGATCTTGTCGCCTGGTCTGAAACGGCCTTTGTACCGAATCTCCGGAAGTGGGGCGCCATGGATCCTTCCTCGCATCCCAATGCGGCCCTTGCCAACCGGCTTCTGCATTTTCAGCGGCAACTCGGCACCTGGCTTTTGACCGGCAATGATGACTACGACGAGGTGACCGGTGATGACGGCGGGAACATACGAAACCACTACAACGCCTCGGTTTTCTTCTCGGATACCGGGGAGCGTATCGCCACCTATCGAAAGATGCATATGGTTCCCTTCTCCGAGTACTTTCCCTATGAAAAGCAATTTCCCCTTTTCTATAAAATTCTGACCGACTTCGACGCCACCTTGTGGGAGGCCGGAAGCAATTCGGTGATCTTTTCCCACCCCAGGGCCGATTTTATCACCCCCATCTGTTTTGAGGACAGCTTCCCCGGTGAGGTGGCGGCACATGTGCTACCCGGAGTCGATATGATCCTCAATATTTCCAATGATTTTTGGAGTAGGACCGAAACCGAGGGACAGCAACACGCCGCAAACGCCCTCTTTCGGGCTGTTGAAAACCGTCGCCCCCTGCTTCGTTCGACGGCAAGCGGGCTTACCTGCATCATCTCGCCTGTCGGGAAGATCAGCGTGGAACTGCCTCATTACCATCCCGGTTATATCGTTGCCGATGTACCACTGTACGGGAGACCTGAAACCTTTTATCAGCGGCACATCGACCTGCTTCCCCGGCTGATCCTTTTGTTCCTACCTCTGTTTCTCGTTTCCGGACTCATAGTGCGGTTGTACCGGCTCATCCGATACCGCTGCCGCTGA
- the rsgA gene encoding ribosome small subunit-dependent GTPase A: MHYSDNIHLLEQYGWNSRFAENFEPYRCQGLIPARVVRDGRERYRGIHPGGEAALTLSGSFRYLLDLGVQPMPVIGDWCALSSTDDPAHFRIEGILPRATVLHRRSCGDEDLSAANVDVIGIVSSIAKGLNLRRIERFLANVQSGGAQGALILTKIDLVDEPEAYKRRAAARFGELPIYLVDSISGTGAGELSDLFLPGRTIALTGISGAGKSTLINLLLGSSMARTSAVRDSDGRGRHTTTERVLFRIPSGALVIDTPGVRSVGITGSEASTEASFDDIARLAEACRFSDCTHRNEPGCAVRKALLAGEIEQDRYLNYLQLLHEASAGEVDERERRREKDRRFGRLRYTMRKEGRRGGFDGR; the protein is encoded by the coding sequence TTGCATTATTCCGACAATATACATCTTCTCGAGCAATATGGCTGGAATAGCCGTTTTGCCGAAAATTTCGAACCCTATCGATGTCAGGGATTGATACCTGCCAGAGTCGTCCGTGACGGCAGAGAGCGCTATCGGGGAATCCATCCCGGTGGTGAAGCAGCGTTGACCCTTTCCGGGAGCTTCCGCTACCTCCTTGATCTCGGAGTACAGCCTATGCCGGTGATAGGAGACTGGTGTGCCCTCTCTTCCACCGACGATCCCGCTCATTTTCGCATTGAGGGAATCCTGCCCCGTGCCACGGTTCTGCATCGCCGCAGCTGCGGCGACGAGGATCTGAGCGCGGCAAACGTTGATGTGATAGGAATCGTTTCTTCCATCGCGAAAGGCCTCAACCTTCGTCGGATCGAGCGTTTCCTTGCCAATGTTCAAAGCGGGGGGGCACAGGGCGCCCTGATTCTTACAAAGATCGATCTTGTCGATGAGCCTGAGGCCTACAAAAGAAGGGCTGCCGCTCGTTTCGGAGAGCTTCCCATCTACCTTGTGGACTCGATTTCCGGAACGGGGGCCGGAGAGCTTAGCGATCTTTTTCTTCCTGGAAGAACTATCGCCCTGACCGGCATCAGCGGAGCGGGAAAATCCACCCTTATCAATCTCCTTCTCGGAAGCTCGATGGCAAGGACCTCAGCGGTTCGCGACAGTGACGGACGGGGAAGGCACACCACCACGGAACGGGTACTCTTCCGCATTCCTTCCGGTGCTTTGGTCATCGATACGCCGGGGGTCCGATCGGTAGGTATTACCGGCAGCGAGGCATCGACAGAGGCTTCCTTTGATGATATTGCACGTTTGGCCGAAGCGTGTCGTTTTTCGGACTGCACCCATCGCAATGAACCGGGCTGCGCGGTAAGAAAAGCGCTTTTAGCCGGAGAGATCGAACAGGATCGTTATCTCAACTATCTGCAGCTTTTGCATGAGGCCTCGGCCGGAGAAGTCGATGAGCGTGAAAGGCGGCGGGAGAAGGACCGGCGCTTCGGCAGGCTTCGCTATACCATGCGGAAAGAGGGACGGAGGGGAGGCTTCGATGGCCGCTGA
- a CDS encoding histone deacetylase family protein — translation MLIYYQDIAPLSDFGIGIPVSDIRAPKCIEYLSGLPEIRPHLEALICKEHEESISRTDVARVHTPNYVKRIFEEERESTLIEAFELLDEKGNYNRYDPSKAKRPLKELFDTLLVKTAGTYQCAKSALESGFCFYFGGGFHHAHPDFGHGFCLINDIMIAARRLMAERRVESVWVIDVDAHKGDGSAAIAHSDPSIRTLSIHMGAGWPLDGLEFGPDGTQHPSFIPSDIDIPVFEGEEHLYNQALAEGLEKLDAFMKPDLAIVVSGSDPYEKDTLPSSAKLQLTLEQMAERDRLVYDFLKERRIPAAYLMAGSYSPESWRVYAALLELALKDRLKS, via the coding sequence ATGCTAATATATTATCAGGACATAGCACCGCTTTCGGATTTCGGTATCGGGATCCCTGTTTCAGACATTCGGGCACCCAAATGCATTGAATATCTTTCCGGTCTGCCGGAAATCCGTCCCCATCTTGAGGCATTAATCTGCAAAGAACACGAGGAAAGCATCAGCCGCACGGATGTAGCAAGAGTCCATACACCGAACTACGTGAAGCGGATCTTCGAGGAAGAACGGGAGAGCACTCTTATTGAAGCCTTCGAACTTCTTGACGAGAAGGGAAACTATAACCGTTACGATCCGTCAAAAGCCAAACGTCCCCTTAAAGAACTCTTCGACACACTCCTTGTGAAAACGGCCGGAACCTATCAGTGCGCAAAAAGTGCCCTGGAATCGGGTTTCTGCTTTTACTTCGGCGGAGGATTCCACCACGCTCATCCCGACTTCGGTCACGGATTCTGCCTGATAAACGACATCATGATTGCCGCAAGACGGCTCATGGCGGAAAGGCGTGTCGAAAGTGTTTGGGTGATCGATGTGGATGCCCACAAAGGTGACGGGAGCGCTGCAATTGCACATTCCGATCCATCAATCAGGACCCTGAGCATCCATATGGGCGCAGGATGGCCTCTGGACGGACTCGAATTCGGCCCGGACGGCACACAGCATCCCTCCTTTATTCCCAGCGATATCGATATCCCTGTCTTCGAGGGGGAGGAGCACCTTTACAACCAAGCCCTTGCCGAGGGGCTGGAAAAACTCGACGCATTCATGAAGCCGGATCTTGCCATCGTGGTCTCGGGTTCCGATCCTTACGAAAAGGATACCCTCCCCTCTTCGGCGAAGTTACAGCTGACGCTCGAACAGATGGCCGAACGGGACCGCCTTGTCTATGATTTTTTGAAAGAGCGCAGGATTCCCGCCGCCTATCTTATGGCAGGGAGCTATAGCCCTGAATCCTGGCGGGTCTATGCTGCTTTGCTGGAGTTGGCACTCAAGGACCGCCTCAAAAGCTGA
- a CDS encoding RNHCP domain-containing protein, with amino-acid sequence MAADTASGFRCIHCGAPVPAYSWGTRHRNHCPFCLWSRHVDIRPGDRASLCGGAMEPIAIWSKNDGEIMVLHRCSVCGTIKANRCAGDDDETILCALASRVADAIGLRK; translated from the coding sequence ATGGCCGCTGATACAGCTTCCGGCTTTCGGTGCATTCACTGCGGAGCGCCCGTTCCTGCCTATTCCTGGGGAACCAGACACCGAAACCACTGCCCCTTCTGCCTCTGGAGCCGGCATGTCGATATTCGTCCGGGGGACCGGGCAAGCCTCTGCGGCGGTGCCATGGAACCCATTGCAATCTGGAGCAAGAACGACGGGGAGATAATGGTGCTTCACCGCTGTAGCGTCTGCGGGACCATAAAAGCGAATCGCTGTGCCGGGGACGACGACGAAACGATTCTTTGTGCTCTTGCTTCCAGGGTAGCCGATGCCATCGGCCTAAGGAAATAG